The following coding sequences lie in one Arachis stenosperma cultivar V10309 chromosome 5, arast.V10309.gnm1.PFL2, whole genome shotgun sequence genomic window:
- the LOC130979828 gene encoding pentatricopeptide repeat-containing protein At1g71490 codes for MPSSTTIPTKLLLSRIQRFLPKSWKQPTKQFDKHYAFTNASMVGVLVAALKDFVNQANLSNAFKTFFQIQQHAAPSPSTASSSYILLHPISSLLLGCTNLKSLPQGKQLHTQVISLGLDQHPVLVSRLTNFYTSFTLLADANVVVESSTSLDPLPWNMVISSYVRNGLFMEGLSAYKKMVNKRIEPDDFTYPSVLKACGELLDFAIGVEVHKSIEASSIGWSLFVHNALVSMYGRFGELKVARQIFDKMYHRDDVSWNTMINCYASRGMWEEAFWLFGCMQEEGVEMNVIIWNTIAGGCLHSGNFSGALQMLSQMRTKIHLDNVAVVVGLNACSHIGALKLGKEIHGHAVRTCLDAFENVRNALITMYSRCSDLRHAYIMFHRMEDKGLVTWNAMLSGYAHMDQSEEVSLLFREMLHKGVEPNFVTIASVLPLCARIANLQHGREFHGYIMKREEFDKYLLLWNALVDMYARSGKVLEARRVFDSLSTRDEVTYTSMILGYGMKGEGQTALKLFEEMCKLKIKPDHVTMVAVLTACSHSGLVSQGQLLFKQMIDVHGMIPRIEHFACMVDLYGRAGHLNKARDVITGMPCKPTSAMWATLIGACRTHGNTMMGEWAAGKLMEMKPDHSGYYVLIANMYADAGYWSKLAEVRSYMKNMGVRKAPGCAWVDVGNEFSPFVVGDTSNPHAYEIYPLIDGLNEVMKDAGYVSNEEIVSSEEDFEELNVVGSVY; via the coding sequence ATGCCATCTTCTACAACTATACCCACAAAACTCTTACTCTCACGAATTCAGAGGTTCCTACCCAAATCATGGAAACAACCCACCAAACAGTTTGACAAACACTATGCCTTCACTAATGCATCTATGGTTGGTGTTCTTGTTGCAGCTCTCAAGGACTTCGTCAACCAAGCCAACTTGTCTAACGCATTCAAAACCTTCTTTCAAATACAGCAACATGCAGCACCATcaccttctactgcttcttcttcctaTATCTTGTTACACCCCATTAGTTCTCTTCTCTTGGGCTGCACTAACCTTAAATCATTGCCACAGGGTAAGCAGCTTCATACCCAAGTCATTTCATTGGGTCTTGATCAACACCCTGTTTTGGTTTCAAGGCTCACTAATTTTTACACTAGTTTCACTCTCCTTGCTGATGCTAATGTTGTTGTTGAGAGCTCAACTAGTTTGGATCCATTGCCTTGGAATATGGTTATATCTTCCTATGTTAGAAATGGGCTCTTTATGGAGGGTCTTTCTGCGTATAAGAAAATGGTGAATAAGAGGATTGAACCTGACGATTTCACTTACCCTTCTGTTCTAAAGGCTTGTGGGGAATTGTTAGATTTTGCTATTGGTGTGGAGGTTCATAAGTCTATTGAGGCTAGCTCAATTGGGTGGAGCTTGTTTGTGCACAATGCATTGGTCTCTATGTATGGTAGGTTTGGGGAATTGAAGGTTGCTCGCCAAATATTCGATAAAATGTACCATAGGGATGATGTTTCTTGGAACACTATGATCAATTGTTATGCTTCAAGGGGGATGTGGGAGGAAGCGTTTTGGCTATTTGGATGCATGCAAGAGGAGGGTGTTGAAATGAATGTGATCATTTGGAATACCATTGCTGGAGGGTGCTTGCATTCAGGAAATTTTAGTGGGGCACTTCAGATGCTTTCTCAGATGAGAACTAAAATTCATTTGGACAATGTTGCGGTGGTTGTTGGATTGAATGCATGTTCCCACATTGGAGCCCTTAAATTGGGAAAGGAGATTCATGGTCATGCTGTAAGGACATGCTTAGATGCATTTGAAAACGTAAGAAATGCATTAATTACAATGTATTCCAGATGTAGTGATCTCAGGCATGCATATATAATGTTCCACAGAATGGAAGACAAGGGTTTAGTTACTTGGAATGCGATGCTTTCTGGATATGCACACATGGATCAATCTGAGGAAGTCTCACTCCTTTTCAGAGAAATGTTACACAAGGGTGTTGAACCAAATTTTGTAACCATTGCAAGTGTTCTTCCCCTTTGTGCTCGCATAGCGAATCTGCAACATGGCAGGGAGTTTCATGGCTACATCATGAAGCGCGAAGAGTTTGATAAGTATTTATTATTGTGGAACGCTCTGGTGGACATGTATGCGAGGTCTGGCAAAGTCTTAGAAGCCAGAAGAGTGTTTGATTCGCTGAGTACAAGAGATGAAGTCACGTATACTTCCATGATCTTGGGGTACGGTATGAAGGGAGAAGGACAAACTGCTCTAAAACTATTTGAAGAGATGTGCAAGTTGAAGATTAAACCAGACCATGTGACAATGGTTGCAGTTTTAACAGCTTGCAGCCATTCTGGTCTTGTATCTCAGGGTCAGTTACTCTTTAAACAGATGATAGATGTTCATGGGATGATACCGCGCATTGAGCACTTTGCTTGCATGGTTGATCTCTATGGAAGGGCTGGCCATCTGAACAAAGCAAGGGATGTTATTACTGGGATGCCATGCAAGCCAACTTCCGCAATGTGGGCAACACTCATTGGAGCTTGTCGAACCCATGGAAACACAATGATGGGGGAATGGGCTGCAGGAAAATTGATGGAAATGAAACCTGATCACTCAGGTTATTATGTGTTGATTGCGAATATGTATGCGGACGCTGGTTATTGGAGCAAGCTTGCAGAAGTGAGGAGTTACATGAAGAACATGGGTGTGAGAAAGGCACCAGGCTGTGCTTGGGTTGATGTTGGCAATGAGTTTTCTCCATTTGTGGTGGGAGACACTTCCAATCCTCATGCTTATGAGATCTACCCCTTAATAGATGGACTCAATGAAGTGATGAAAGATGCTGGTTATGTAAGTAATGAGGAGATTGTTTCATCCGAGGAAGATTTTGAAGAGTTGAATGTTGTAGGAAGTGTATACTAA
- the LOC130979131 gene encoding uncharacterized protein LOC130979131: MPLASNCSPCCAAAPRAAAATVSQRRPRRLPNAWSNSKATYPFLRLSENEKFNVSRLAVTHTSWRVKDRTISMALVSDTLGQREDVASSSSILAYELIQGANVRWNSVLDKSIPDPPTAVFLHGILGCRKNWGTFAKRMAKEFPTWQFLLVDLRCHGDSASINKRGPHTVASAALDVLKLVRMLRITPRVLVGHSFGGKVVLSMVDQAAKPLARPVRVWVLDATPGKVRAGGDGEDHPAELISLLSTLPREVSSKRDIVKALTQQGFSNDVAQWVVTNLRPTNSFGSRSSGFSWVFDLRGIAEMYQSYEETNLWKIVEDIPRGVHMNFLKAERSLHRWALEDLQRIHAAEELASEEGGGVEMHVLEDAGHWVHADNPDGLFRILSSSFW; this comes from the exons ATGCCGCTCGCCTCCAATTGTTCGCCCTGCTGCGCCGCGGCTCCTAGAGCCGCCGCAGCTACCGTATCGCAGAGGAGGCCACGGCGTCTGCCTAATGCATGGAGCAATTCCAAGGCTACCTATCCATTTCTGCGACTCTCGGAG AATGAGAAGTTCAATGTCTCTCGTTTAGCTGTTACCCACACTAGCTGGCGAGTTAAAGACCGGACCATATCAATGGCGTTAGTGAGCGACACTTTAGGACAAAGGGAAGATGTAGCCAGCTCTTCTAGTATTTTG GCATATGAGTTGATTCAAGGTGCAAAT GTTAGATGGAATTCTGTTCTGGACAAGTCTATACCTGATCCACCGACAGCTGTTTTTCTACATGGGATCCTTGGTTGCAGAAAAAACTGGG GTACTTTTGCTAAGAGAATGGCCAAAGAGTTTCCAACATGGCAG TTTCTTTTAGTAGATCTTCGATGTCATGGGGATTCAGCATCAATCAACAAGAGAGGCCCCCATACTGTTGCCTCTGCTGCTCTTGATGTTTTGAAACTG GTACGTATGCTAAGAATTACTCCTCGTGTGTTAGTTGGCCATAGTTTTGGTGGAAAAG ttgttttgagCATGGTGGACCAAGCTGCAAAACCTCTTGCCCGACCAGTGAGA GTCTGGGTTCTAGATGCTACCCCTGGAAAAGTACGAGCAGGTGGAGATGGAGAGGACCACCCAGCAGAACTGATATCCTTACTTAGTACACTGCCAAGGGAG GTCTCTTCAAAGCGGGATATTGTCAAAGCGTTAACTCAGCAAGGATTTTCCAATGACGTGGCACAG TGGGTTGTGACTAACTTACGACCTACCAACTCTTTTGGATCACGATCATCAGGGTTTTCATGGGTGTTTGACCTGAGGGGAATTGCAGAAATGTATCAATCCTATGAAGAAACAAATTTGTG GAAAATTGTTGAAGATATTCCTCGAGGTGTTCACATGAACTTTTTGAAAGCAGAAAGAAGCTTACATAGGTGGGCTCTTGAGGATCTTCAACGAATTCATGCTGCAGAGGAGCTCGCTTCTGAGGAAGGAGGTGGAGTTGAAATGCATGTTCTTGAAGATGCTGGCCACTGG GTACATGCTGATAACCCAGATGGGCTCTTCAGGATACTATCATCCTCTTTCTGGTGA